One genomic window of Campylobacter curvus includes the following:
- the cybH gene encoding Ni/Fe-hydrogenase, b-type cytochrome subunit: MSKHGPDRISEYEFSIGLRITHWIRFFAITFLVVSGFYISYVFVSPEITSEPVNFMNAKWRLAHQVAGFILIAVTIFKLYLFIFDKHSKKEWISIVDFFNPKVWIAQIKYYIFLGPHPHLKGVYNPLQFASYLFFYLVLAVICLTGLVLYVHVYHNGLGGLLYEPMRYLERLMGGLANVRTIHRIAMWVIIIFVPVHVYMAVFNAVKGKNGAMDAIVSGYKFVKEEH; the protein is encoded by the coding sequence ATGTCAAAACACGGACCTGATCGTATCAGCGAATACGAATTCTCCATCGGGCTTAGAATAACGCACTGGATAAGGTTCTTTGCCATCACATTTTTAGTCGTGAGCGGATTTTACATATCTTACGTTTTTGTAAGCCCAGAGATAACGAGCGAGCCGGTAAATTTCATGAACGCCAAATGGCGCCTAGCGCACCAAGTAGCGGGCTTTATCCTGATAGCGGTCACGATATTTAAGCTCTATCTTTTTATCTTTGACAAGCATAGCAAAAAAGAGTGGATCAGTATCGTTGACTTTTTCAATCCAAAAGTTTGGATAGCACAGATCAAATACTACATTTTTTTAGGTCCTCACCCGCATTTAAAGGGGGTTTATAACCCGCTTCAGTTCGCGTCGTATCTGTTTTTTTACCTGGTGCTTGCCGTGATATGCCTAACCGGGCTCGTGCTATACGTGCATGTTTATCACAATGGGCTTGGCGGGTTGCTTTATGAGCCGATGAGATATCTTGAGAGGCTCATGGGCGGACTGGCAAACGTAAGGACGATCCACCGTATCGCGATGTGGGTCATCATCATCTTTGTGCCGGTGCATGTCTATATGGCAGTTTTTAATGCCGTCAAAGGCAAAAACGGCGCGATGGACGCGATCGTAAGCGGATATAAATTTGTAAAAGAAGAGCACTGA
- a CDS encoding nickel-dependent hydrogenase large subunit, producing the protein MSEKRIVVDPITRIEGHLRIEVVVDENNVVKEAYSGSTLWRGLEQIVKNRDPRDAGFFMQRICGVCTFSHYRAGIVAVEKALGITPPLNAELTRTLMNAALYLHDHIVHFYQLHGLDWVDVVSALSADEKKASDEAFKYTEIPYATGADKLKEVKERVEAFVKKGNLGPFANAYWGHSTYKFTPEQNLIALSHYLECLSVQRTIAQMMAIFGAKNPHPQSLTVGGVTCIMDLLDPARLGEYLSKFKEIEQFVSRAYHADILMAAKAYGNEASVLNDVGVSNLLCYDEFLVGKNDHLFKGGIILNGDISKVYDIDDAKITEEATRSWYKNDAPLHPYDGQTDANYTGLIDGESVGPDGQITHGKIFDTKGKYSWIKAPRYDGMPMQVGPIASIVINYARGNERVVPVVDKFLKDSGLPLSAVFSTLGRTATRMLEATVVSQHALTAFNSLIENLKTDQETCAKYVIDNNKEYKGYFAGNAPRGALSHWCRIKNGVIENWQAVVPSTWNASPKDAKNQMGSYEACLIGLKIADLSKPLEIIRKIHSYDPCIACAVHVMDTKGNNLSEYKINPNL; encoded by the coding sequence ATGAGTGAAAAAAGAATAGTTGTAGATCCGATAACTCGCATCGAAGGACACCTTCGTATCGAGGTCGTAGTAGATGAGAACAATGTCGTGAAGGAGGCGTATTCAGGTTCGACGCTTTGGCGTGGCTTGGAGCAGATAGTAAAAAACAGAGACCCGCGCGACGCAGGCTTTTTTATGCAAAGGATCTGCGGCGTTTGCACATTCTCGCATTACAGAGCGGGCATCGTAGCGGTCGAAAAAGCCCTTGGCATCACGCCTCCGTTAAACGCCGAGCTTACTCGCACGCTGATGAACGCAGCGCTTTATTTGCATGATCATATCGTGCATTTTTATCAGCTTCACGGGCTTGACTGGGTCGATGTCGTCTCGGCTCTTAGCGCTGACGAGAAAAAAGCCAGCGACGAGGCCTTTAAATATACTGAAATTCCATATGCTACGGGTGCGGATAAGCTAAAAGAGGTAAAAGAGCGCGTAGAAGCCTTTGTGAAAAAGGGAAATTTAGGGCCTTTTGCAAACGCTTACTGGGGACATAGCACCTATAAATTTACACCGGAGCAAAATTTAATCGCACTTTCGCACTATCTCGAGTGTCTAAGCGTTCAAAGGACTATTGCGCAGATGATGGCGATATTTGGCGCGAAAAATCCTCATCCGCAGAGCCTGACCGTGGGTGGAGTGACCTGTATCATGGACTTGCTAGATCCGGCAAGGCTGGGCGAGTATCTATCTAAATTTAAAGAGATAGAGCAGTTCGTAAGCCGTGCATATCATGCCGATATCTTGATGGCGGCAAAGGCTTATGGCAATGAAGCTAGCGTATTAAACGACGTTGGCGTGTCAAATCTGCTTTGCTACGACGAATTTTTAGTCGGCAAGAACGACCATCTGTTTAAAGGCGGTATCATCTTAAACGGTGACATCAGCAAGGTTTATGACATAGATGACGCCAAGATAACCGAGGAAGCGACTCGCTCGTGGTATAAAAACGACGCTCCGCTTCATCCTTACGACGGACAGACCGATGCGAACTACACAGGTTTGATAGACGGCGAGAGTGTAGGGCCTGACGGTCAAATAACGCATGGCAAAATTTTTGACACTAAAGGCAAATACAGCTGGATAAAAGCGCCAAGATATGACGGTATGCCGATGCAAGTAGGTCCGATAGCCAGCATCGTGATAAACTATGCAAGAGGCAACGAAAGAGTCGTGCCTGTCGTAGATAAATTTCTAAAAGATAGCGGACTGCCGCTAAGTGCGGTATTCTCTACTCTTGGTAGGACTGCTACCAGGATGCTTGAAGCCACTGTCGTTTCTCAGCACGCGCTAACGGCGTTTAACTCTTTGATCGAAAATTTAAAGACCGATCAAGAGACATGCGCTAAATATGTCATCGATAACAACAAAGAGTATAAAGGCTATTTTGCCGGCAACGCTCCTCGCGGCGCGCTTAGTCACTGGTGCAGGATCAAAAACGGCGTGATAGAAAACTGGCAAGCCGTCGTACCTAGCACATGGAACGCATCGCCAAAAGACGCTAAAAATCAGATGGGAAGCTACGAGGCATGCCTGATAGGACTAAAAATAGCCGATCTTAGCAAGCCGCTTGAGATAATACGTAAAATTCACTCTTACGATCCTTGTATCGCGTGCGCCGTTCATGTGATGGATACTAAGGGCAATAACTTGAGCGAATACAAAATAAATCCGAATCTATAA
- a CDS encoding hydrogenase small subunit, giving the protein MVQNIHEKANRRLNKLSLLPKIKENGTIAKILEQNGFTRRDFMKWAGAMTAFMALPASMTPLVARAAELSDRLPVIWLHMAECTGCSESLLRTDAPSIDSLIFDYISLEYHETIMAAAGWQAEENLESAIEKYKGHYILLVEGGIPTGETENFLTVGPHGTTGKTHAVHASENAAAIFAIGTCSSFGGIQAAKPNPSNSVGLGKVTSKPVINVPGCPPSEKNIVGNVLHFILFGTLPALDVFNRPKWAYGLRIHDLCERRGHFDAGEFVQAFGDEGAKNGYCLYKVGCKGPYTFNNCSRERFNQHTSWPVQAGHGCIGCSEPDFWDTMGPFEEPMGDRLFDTVLGLGADNVSDKIGIGILALAGIGIAAHAAIAAMSKDKE; this is encoded by the coding sequence ATGGTTCAAAACATACATGAAAAGGCAAATAGGCGCCTAAATAAGCTTAGTCTTTTACCAAAGATCAAAGAAAATGGCACCATTGCAAAAATTTTAGAGCAAAATGGCTTCACAAGGCGTGATTTTATGAAATGGGCGGGAGCGATGACCGCGTTCATGGCGCTTCCGGCTTCGATGACACCGCTTGTAGCACGCGCAGCTGAGCTTAGCGATAGACTACCTGTCATTTGGCTACATATGGCAGAGTGCACCGGCTGTAGCGAGAGCTTGCTCCGCACTGATGCACCTAGTATCGACAGTCTCATCTTCGACTACATCAGTCTTGAGTATCACGAGACGATCATGGCGGCTGCAGGTTGGCAAGCCGAGGAAAATTTAGAGAGTGCGATCGAAAAATATAAAGGTCACTACATCTTGCTAGTAGAGGGTGGTATCCCGACCGGCGAGACGGAGAATTTTCTGACCGTCGGACCGCACGGAACGACAGGCAAAACTCACGCCGTGCACGCTAGTGAAAATGCAGCCGCGATATTTGCCATCGGCACCTGTTCTAGCTTTGGTGGTATCCAAGCGGCCAAGCCAAATCCTTCAAATTCCGTTGGTCTAGGCAAGGTCACGAGCAAACCTGTCATAAACGTCCCCGGCTGTCCTCCAAGCGAGAAAAATATCGTCGGCAACGTGCTTCATTTCATTTTATTTGGTACGCTTCCCGCACTTGATGTATTTAACAGACCAAAATGGGCTTATGGCCTTAGAATTCACGATCTGTGCGAGCGCCGCGGACACTTTGACGCAGGCGAATTCGTCCAGGCATTTGGCGATGAGGGCGCTAAAAACGGCTACTGCCTTTATAAAGTAGGCTGTAAAGGGCCATATACTTTCAATAACTGCTCGCGCGAAAGATTTAACCAACATACCAGCTGGCCGGTGCAGGCCGGTCACGGCTGTATAGGCTGCTCGGAGCCAGATTTTTGGGATACGATGGGACCTTTTGAGGAGCCGATGGGCGATAGGCTTTTTGACACCGTTTTGGGTCTAGGAGCCGATAATGTCAGCGATAAGATAGGCATAGGGATTTTGGCGCTTGCGGGCATCGGTATAGCCGCGCACGCAGCGATAGCGGCCATGAGTAAAGATAAAGAATAA
- a CDS encoding ATP-dependent Clp protease ATP-binding subunit: MANIGESLTAQMQESLEKGVSLAIHSKNPQVVPLHVFWSLVADDASILNQVFNKMSVSKEAVELEVKSKVSNLPTSSNVSKENVQISRELLNSLESAKALMTSMGDSFIAVDTWIMSALELPEIKEILAKFTDILEIRKNLESIRAGRKIDTQTADETLDSLEKFGIDLTKKALNKELDPVIGRDEEITRMMQILIRKSKNNPILLGEPGVGKTAIVEGLAQKIVANDVPTSLANKRVIALDMSALIAGAKYRGEFEDRLKAVINEVKSAGNIILFIDEIHTIVGAGASEGSMDAANILKPALARGELHAVGATTLKEYRKYFEKDAALQRRFQPIDVKEPSVNEALQILRGIKERLEVHHGVTITDSALVAAAKLSDRYISGRYLPDKAIDLIDEAAAELKMQIESEPYELARIKREIVTLQVEKEALKMEDEAKNAPRLAEIEKEIANLNEQKHGLDTKFENEKAVFNGISNATKEIDSLKSQAEIARRNGDLQKAAEIEYGKILEAANRKKELEAKWEEMKKVGVLLKNQVDEEIVAEILSKWTGISVSKMLTSEKQKYLMIEEHLRGSVVGQDAALHALARAIKRNKAGLNEGMRPIGSFLFLGPTGVGKTQSAKALAKFLFDDERALIRFDMSEYMEKHSVSRLLGAPPGYVGYDEGGQLTEAVRRRPYSVILFDEIEKAHKDVFNVLLGILDDGRATDNKGVTVDFKNTIIILTSNIASNFIMDLEGEARNEAVKNELKNYFKPEFLNRLDDTIIFNPLTEDGLIEIVGIMFKELEKTLLNRGIKAVMSESAKKFIAGAGFDIVYGARPLRRALYELVEDRLADMILSDELASGDEIVIDADKEKILINVKR; this comes from the coding sequence ATGGCAAATATAGGTGAAAGCTTAACCGCTCAAATGCAAGAAAGTCTCGAAAAGGGCGTGAGTCTGGCGATACACAGCAAAAATCCACAAGTCGTGCCGCTTCACGTATTTTGGAGTTTGGTTGCAGACGACGCGTCGATATTAAATCAAGTATTCAACAAAATGTCCGTCTCAAAGGAGGCCGTGGAGCTTGAAGTAAAGAGCAAGGTTTCAAATTTACCCACCAGCTCGAACGTCAGCAAGGAAAACGTGCAAATTTCACGCGAGCTTTTAAATTCGCTTGAAAGCGCAAAAGCCCTGATGACTAGCATGGGAGATAGCTTCATCGCCGTTGATACGTGGATCATGAGCGCGCTTGAACTGCCCGAGATCAAAGAAATTTTGGCTAAATTTACCGACATCTTAGAGATCAGGAAAAATTTAGAAAGCATCAGAGCGGGGCGAAAGATCGACACTCAAACGGCGGACGAGACGCTAGATAGCCTTGAAAAATTTGGTATCGATCTAACCAAAAAGGCGTTAAATAAAGAGCTTGATCCGGTCATCGGGCGCGACGAGGAGATCACGCGAATGATGCAAATTTTAATAAGAAAGAGCAAAAACAACCCGATCTTGCTGGGAGAGCCGGGCGTGGGTAAAACGGCGATCGTGGAGGGGTTGGCGCAAAAGATCGTAGCAAACGACGTGCCAACGAGCCTTGCAAATAAGCGCGTCATCGCGCTTGATATGAGTGCATTGATCGCTGGGGCGAAATACCGCGGCGAGTTTGAAGACCGCCTAAAAGCCGTCATCAACGAGGTCAAAAGTGCGGGCAACATCATCCTTTTTATCGATGAAATTCACACGATCGTGGGTGCTGGTGCGAGCGAGGGCAGCATGGACGCCGCAAATATCTTAAAACCGGCTCTTGCGCGTGGTGAGCTGCACGCCGTGGGAGCTACGACGCTAAAAGAATACCGAAAATATTTTGAAAAAGACGCCGCGTTGCAACGTCGCTTCCAGCCGATCGACGTCAAAGAGCCAAGCGTCAATGAAGCGCTTCAAATTTTGCGCGGTATAAAGGAGCGTCTGGAAGTCCATCACGGCGTGACCATCACCGATAGCGCGCTAGTCGCGGCTGCAAAGCTAAGCGATCGCTACATCTCGGGCAGATATTTACCTGACAAGGCGATCGATCTCATAGACGAGGCGGCTGCTGAGCTAAAAATGCAGATCGAAAGCGAGCCATACGAGCTAGCCCGTATCAAGCGCGAGATCGTGACGCTACAAGTCGAAAAAGAGGCGCTAAAAATGGAAGATGAAGCTAAAAATGCGCCGCGTCTGGCCGAGATCGAAAAAGAGATCGCAAATTTAAACGAGCAAAAGCACGGGCTTGACACTAAATTTGAAAACGAAAAAGCTGTATTTAACGGCATTTCAAATGCGACAAAAGAGATCGACAGCCTAAAAAGCCAGGCCGAGATCGCTCGCAGGAACGGCGATCTGCAAAAGGCTGCCGAGATAGAATACGGCAAAATTTTAGAGGCCGCCAACCGCAAAAAGGAGCTAGAAGCCAAGTGGGAGGAGATGAAAAAGGTCGGCGTGCTGCTAAAAAATCAAGTCGATGAGGAGATCGTGGCTGAAATTTTGAGCAAATGGACGGGCATCTCGGTTTCAAAAATGCTAACTAGCGAAAAGCAAAAATATCTGATGATAGAAGAGCACCTGCGCGGTAGCGTCGTGGGTCAGGACGCCGCGCTGCACGCATTAGCACGTGCTATCAAGCGAAATAAAGCAGGCCTAAACGAGGGCATGCGACCGATCGGATCGTTTTTATTTCTCGGGCCTACCGGCGTGGGCAAAACCCAGTCTGCAAAGGCGCTGGCTAAATTTTTATTTGACGATGAGCGCGCGCTCATACGCTTTGATATGAGCGAATATATGGAAAAGCACAGCGTCTCTCGCCTGCTCGGTGCGCCTCCCGGATACGTGGGCTACGACGAGGGCGGACAGCTGACAGAGGCGGTCAGAAGGAGACCATATAGCGTGATACTTTTTGACGAGATCGAAAAGGCTCACAAGGACGTATTTAACGTGCTTTTAGGCATCCTCGACGACGGACGCGCGACTGATAATAAAGGCGTGACGGTCGATTTTAAAAACACGATCATCATTTTAACGTCAAACATCGCGTCAAATTTCATAATGGATCTTGAAGGCGAAGCGCGAAACGAAGCGGTCAAAAACGAGCTTAAAAACTACTTTAAGCCAGAATTTCTAAACCGCCTTGACGACACGATAATCTTTAATCCATTGACCGAGGACGGGCTCATCGAGATCGTGGGCATAATGTTTAAAGAGCTTGAAAAAACACTGCTAAATCGCGGTATAAAAGCCGTGATGAGTGAAAGCGCGAAAAAATTTATCGCAGGTGCGGGCTTTGACATCGTTTATGGTGCCAGGCCGCTACGCCGCGCACTTTACGAGCTGGTCGAGGACCGCCTAGCCGACATGATACTAAGCGACGAGCTAGCAAGCGGCGATGAGATCGTGATAGACGCAGATAAAGAAAAGATCCTCATCAACGTAAAACGCTAA
- a CDS encoding S41 family peptidase: MGALIVSGIAVSSLSAKNEDDASIRLEALSKLTKTISTVEKYYVDDIKFKEIIDKAISGLMQNLDAHSSFLNEKAFKDMQVQTNGEFGGLGITVGMKDGALTVISPIEDTPADKAGIKPGDIILRIDGNATIGTTIDEAVNKMRGKPKTPITITILRKGEQKPFDVKIIRDIIKVDSVYAKTIENENILYIRVTNFDKNVVSKVKEYIKQYPKANGIILDLRNNPGGLLNQAVDLVDLFVDSGIIVSQKGREASENAEYKASAGATLTKLPLVVLVNGGSASASEIVSGSLQDHKRAVIVGENTFGKGSVQVILPIDDNEALRLTIARYYLPSGRTIQAVGVTPDVIVHPGKVPQSEDSAFNIKESELKAHLQNELSKINVTAEANKTESKDEKTIITQKKVGEDIQLKTAIDAIKVLKIKQ; this comes from the coding sequence ATGGGCGCACTGATAGTGTCGGGCATCGCTGTAAGCAGCCTAAGCGCAAAAAACGAAGATGACGCCAGTATAAGGCTTGAGGCGCTTTCAAAGCTTACAAAGACGATCTCAACGGTAGAAAAATACTACGTAGACGATATAAAATTTAAAGAGATAATAGACAAAGCCATAAGTGGCTTGATGCAAAATTTAGACGCTCACTCGAGCTTTTTGAATGAGAAAGCCTTTAAAGATATGCAAGTGCAGACAAATGGAGAATTTGGTGGCCTTGGCATAACCGTAGGTATGAAAGACGGCGCACTTACGGTCATCTCACCGATCGAGGATACTCCGGCCGATAAAGCCGGCATAAAACCGGGCGACATCATCTTGCGAATAGACGGCAACGCCACTATCGGCACTACGATAGACGAAGCCGTAAACAAAATGCGCGGCAAACCAAAGACTCCGATAACCATCACGATCTTACGCAAAGGCGAGCAAAAGCCGTTTGACGTAAAGATTATAAGAGACATCATAAAAGTTGATTCCGTCTACGCTAAAACGATAGAAAATGAGAATATCCTATATATCCGTGTCACAAATTTTGATAAAAATGTCGTAAGCAAGGTAAAAGAATACATCAAACAATATCCTAAAGCAAACGGCATCATCCTTGATCTAAGGAACAATCCGGGAGGGCTTTTAAACCAAGCGGTCGATCTGGTCGATCTTTTCGTCGATAGCGGCATAATAGTCTCGCAAAAAGGGCGTGAAGCCTCTGAAAATGCGGAGTATAAAGCAAGTGCAGGAGCGACGCTCACGAAGCTTCCTCTAGTCGTTTTGGTAAATGGCGGAAGTGCTAGTGCGAGCGAGATCGTAAGTGGCTCGTTACAAGATCATAAGCGCGCCGTCATCGTAGGAGAAAACACTTTTGGCAAGGGAAGCGTCCAGGTCATACTACCGATAGATGATAACGAGGCGCTTAGACTGACGATAGCAAGATACTATCTGCCAAGCGGTCGCACCATCCAAGCAGTAGGCGTCACGCCTGACGTGATAGTCCATCCGGGCAAAGTGCCGCAAAGCGAGGATAGTGCGTTTAACATAAAAGAGAGCGAGCTAAAGGCCCATTTACAAAACGAACTTAGTAAGATAAACGTAACGGCCGAGGCGAATAAAACCGAAAGCAAGGACGAAAAAACGATCATAACACAGAAAAAAGTAGGCGAAGATATCCAGTTGAAAACAGCGATAGATGCGATAAAAGTCTTAAAAATCAAACAATAA
- the purC gene encoding phosphoribosylaminoimidazolesuccinocarboxamide synthase, which yields MQKRELIYEGKGKKMYATDDANLLIAEFKDDLTAFDAQKRGNEAGKGALNNKISTQIFKILKEKGIETDLVETISDTEQLVKKCEIIPLEVVVRNIATGSLTKRLAIKEGTVLPFPLVEFYFKNDELHDPLVTDEHCLVMGLVKSEKDLQTLRHLAREINSILFKFFEERKLKLVDFKIEFGMDKDGNILLADEISPDSCRFWDADTNEKLDKDRFRQDLGSVKVAYEEVLRRILS from the coding sequence ATGCAAAAAAGAGAGCTTATTTACGAAGGCAAAGGTAAAAAGATGTATGCGACTGACGACGCAAATTTGCTTATTGCGGAATTTAAAGACGATCTGACCGCCTTTGACGCGCAAAAAAGAGGCAATGAGGCCGGAAAAGGTGCGTTAAACAATAAAATCAGCACTCAGATCTTTAAAATTTTAAAAGAAAAAGGCATAGAGACCGACCTCGTCGAAACTATCAGCGACACCGAGCAGCTCGTCAAAAAGTGCGAGATCATACCTCTTGAAGTAGTTGTGCGAAACATCGCGACCGGCTCGCTCACGAAACGCCTTGCGATCAAAGAAGGCACGGTTTTGCCTTTCCCGTTGGTAGAATTTTACTTTAAAAACGACGAGCTCCACGATCCTTTGGTCACCGACGAGCACTGCCTCGTAATGGGCCTGGTAAAAAGCGAAAAAGACCTTCAGACGCTAAGACATCTGGCAAGGGAGATAAATTCTATCTTATTTAAATTTTTTGAAGAAAGAAAGCTGAAACTTGTTGATTTCAAAATAGAATTTGGCATGGATAAGGACGGAAATATCTTGCTAGCAGATGAGATAAGCCCTGATAGCTGCCGTTTTTGGGACGCAGACACAAACGAAAAGCTGGACAAAGATAGATTCAGGCAAGACCTAGGAAGCGTAAAGGTCGCTTACGAAGAGGTCTTGAGAAGAATTTTATCATAA
- the purS gene encoding phosphoribosylformylglycinamidine synthase subunit PurS: protein MKAVVNIALRNGVLDPAGKAVEHALNSLGFNNASNVRIGKQIVLDIEAKDKEEARAQLKTMCEELLANPVIEDYEIVL, encoded by the coding sequence ATGAAAGCTGTCGTAAATATAGCACTAAGAAACGGTGTCCTCGATCCGGCGGGCAAAGCGGTCGAACATGCGCTAAATTCGCTTGGCTTTAATAACGCCTCAAACGTGAGGATAGGAAAGCAGATCGTCCTTGACATCGAGGCAAAAGACAAAGAGGAAGCAAGGGCGCAGCTAAAAACCATGTGCGAAGAGCTTTTGGCTAACCCCGTCATCGAAGACTACGAGATAGTGCTATGA
- the purQ gene encoding phosphoribosylformylglycinamidine synthase I, with translation MKVAVVLFPGTNCEQDTKYAFDLLGCQTQVIWHKEDKIDADLIVLPGGFSYGDYLRTAAIAKFSPAMSAVLKHAKNGGYILGICNGFQMLLELGLLEGAMRRNENLSFVSKYHHLKVVSNSNKFLSNLSVNEVVNVPLAHGEGNFYTDSDTLKRLYDNEQVLLKYCDENGNELNPNGSIDAIAAICDKDKKIFGLMPHPERACEKILGTDDGMKMLKGLVW, from the coding sequence ATGAAGGTAGCTGTCGTCCTTTTCCCCGGCACGAACTGCGAACAAGACACCAAATACGCATTTGACCTACTTGGCTGCCAAACACAAGTAATATGGCATAAAGAGGACAAGATCGATGCCGACTTGATCGTTTTGCCGGGGGGCTTTAGCTATGGAGACTATCTAAGGACCGCGGCTATCGCTAAATTTAGCCCTGCCATGAGCGCAGTCCTCAAACATGCTAAAAACGGCGGATACATACTTGGTATCTGCAACGGCTTTCAGATGCTTTTGGAGCTTGGACTGCTAGAAGGTGCGATGAGACGAAACGAAAATTTAAGCTTCGTCTCAAAATATCACCATCTAAAAGTCGTATCAAACAGCAATAAATTTTTATCGAATTTAAGCGTAAATGAAGTAGTGAACGTCCCGCTAGCTCACGGTGAGGGAAATTTCTACACCGATAGCGACACGCTAAAAAGGCTCTATGACAACGAGCAAGTCCTACTCAAATACTGCGATGAAAACGGCAACGAGCTAAATCCAAACGGCTCTATCGACGCCATTGCGGCTATTTGTGACAAAGATAAAAAGATCTTTGGCCTCATGCCTCACCCGGAGCGCGCTTGCGAGAAAATTCTAGGCACTGACGATGGTATGAAAATGCTAAAAGGCCTAGTTTGGTAA
- a CDS encoding lysophospholipid acyltransferase family protein yields MILSKIKAVYFAVEFIISVILVIIFMWLFPKKNRRIRQIWAKSQRLFGFYSIKVTGEFKDEANMILINHQSMLDIVVLEEIHPKNLCWIAKKQIDDLPIIGNIIKLPKMISVERENKHSLVKLVKDAEDRVNNGRVLAIFPEGTRSQTHTLLPFKGGAKIVANKLNLKVQPVVLVGSDIMDVKNFSFKNGEIKVFCLDLVDTSDKDWLENTRAKMQEILDKERAS; encoded by the coding sequence ATGATCTTGTCAAAAATTAAAGCCGTATATTTTGCAGTAGAATTCATCATCAGCGTTATCTTGGTGATAATCTTCATGTGGCTTTTCCCTAAAAAAAATCGCCGTATCAGGCAAATATGGGCTAAGAGCCAAAGGCTTTTTGGATTTTACTCCATAAAAGTGACGGGAGAATTTAAAGACGAAGCCAACATGATACTGATAAATCATCAAAGTATGCTAGATATCGTCGTTTTAGAGGAGATCCACCCTAAAAACCTTTGCTGGATAGCAAAAAAGCAGATCGATGACCTGCCTATTATAGGCAACATAATAAAACTACCAAAGATGATATCAGTCGAGCGCGAAAATAAGCACTCGCTCGTAAAACTCGTCAAAGACGCCGAGGATAGAGTAAATAACGGACGCGTTTTGGCGATATTTCCCGAGGGCACTCGCTCGCAGACGCATACGCTCTTGCCGTTTAAAGGCGGCGCAAAGATAGTCGCAAATAAGCTAAATTTAAAGGTCCAGCCCGTCGTCCTTGTAGGCTCTGACATAATGGACGTGAAAAATTTCAGCTTCAAAAACGGCGAGATAAAAGTATTTTGCCTCGATCTAGTCGATACTAGCGACAAGGACTGGCTAGAAAACACGCGAGCTAAAATGCAAGAAATTTTAGACAAAGAGCGCGCAAGCTAA